The following are from one region of the Desulfonatronovibrio magnus genome:
- a CDS encoding type II toxin-antitoxin system RelE family toxin yields the protein MNWTVEFTGKSKKQADKLPAKVREVLFQLTQEIEFCGPVRGDWPNYSKLSSTEHHCHLKKGKPTYVAVWREIQGKIKLVEVVYAGSHEKAPY from the coding sequence ATGAACTGGACAGTTGAATTTACCGGCAAGTCTAAAAAACAGGCGGATAAGCTCCCTGCCAAAGTGCGGGAGGTTTTGTTCCAGCTGACTCAGGAAATAGAGTTTTGTGGTCCTGTCCGTGGAGACTGGCCTAACTATTCAAAACTTTCCAGTACGGAACATCATTGCCATTTGAAGAAGGGTAAACCAACCTATGTGGCTGTCTGGAGAGAAATACAGGGAAAAATAAAGCTGGTGGAGGTAGTTTATGCAGGAAGCCATGAGAAAGCCCCATACTGA
- a CDS encoding four helix bundle protein produces the protein MGVQSAKELIVYQKAYKLAMHIFDISKKFPDEERYALTSQIRRSSRSVCLNLREAWVKRRYEAHFISKLTDCDGENNETDTSLDFAKDCQYIKNEQHAELTSLCKEIGNMLGSMINNPNSFLLNK, from the coding sequence ATGGGAGTGCAGTCAGCCAAGGAGTTAATCGTTTATCAAAAGGCATACAAGCTGGCTATGCATATATTTGATATCAGCAAAAAATTTCCAGATGAAGAAAGATATGCTCTGACAAGCCAGATCAGACGTTCATCACGTTCAGTGTGTTTGAATTTGCGTGAGGCATGGGTCAAGAGACGTTACGAAGCACACTTTATTAGCAAACTTACAGATTGTGATGGTGAAAATAACGAAACAGATACATCTCTTGATTTTGCTAAAGATTGTCAATACATAAAAAATGAGCAACATGCAGAACTTACCTCACTGTGTAAAGAAATCGGCAATATGCTGGGGAGCATGATCAATAACCCTAATTCATTTTTACTGAACAAGTAG
- a CDS encoding SapC family protein, with amino-acid sequence MFYSKLVPVSPQTLGQSNWLRPTIFPLAVHHQFMPVCLSELPRAAAHLPIIFLGQDEDIAPRLMMSLVPGENHYFTPGGKCLEDYLPMVLRPYPFAKVRDSESGTDLLCIEEEYVVSPDTEDSIPIFTDEGQLTPHVTKIMQLIKLIEKERLVLNRATKLLNKLGILADWPVKIKIGQDKQHEYTGLKRVGRTYLHKLSAEHLPALHECAGLELAFAQIISSNHFRRLNKWANIRRKKEMEENKMAGEIFGDADADFLLNWEQDE; translated from the coding sequence ATGTTTTATTCTAAATTAGTACCCGTTTCCCCACAGACTTTAGGCCAGAGCAACTGGCTGCGGCCAACAATATTTCCTTTGGCAGTACATCATCAATTTATGCCTGTCTGTCTGAGTGAGCTGCCCAGAGCTGCTGCGCACCTGCCGATAATCTTTTTAGGACAGGATGAGGATATTGCCCCCAGATTAATGATGTCACTGGTACCAGGTGAAAACCACTATTTTACTCCGGGCGGCAAATGTCTTGAAGACTATCTGCCCATGGTACTTAGACCATATCCATTTGCCAAAGTCCGAGACTCTGAGTCAGGAACCGACCTCTTATGCATAGAAGAGGAGTACGTCGTATCACCAGACACAGAAGACTCAATACCCATTTTTACAGACGAAGGACAACTCACTCCGCATGTTACCAAAATCATGCAGCTCATCAAGCTTATAGAAAAGGAGAGACTGGTCCTGAACAGAGCCACCAAGCTCCTGAATAAACTTGGTATTCTTGCTGACTGGCCTGTTAAAATCAAGATTGGGCAGGACAAGCAGCATGAGTATACAGGGCTCAAAAGAGTTGGCCGTACATATCTACACAAGCTCAGTGCCGAACATCTGCCTGCTCTGCATGAATGCGCCGGCCTTGAGCTGGCTTTTGCGCAGATAATTTCTTCCAATCATTTTCGTCGCCTGAATAAATGGGCAAATATCCGCCGCAAAAAAGAGATGGAGGAAAATAAAATGGCAGGCGAGATATTCGGGGATGCAGATGCTGATTTTTTACTGAATTGGGAGCAGGATGAGTGA